Proteins encoded together in one Thalassotalea crassostreae window:
- a CDS encoding P-II family nitrogen regulator has protein sequence MKLITAIIKPFKLDDVREALSEIGVDGLTLTEVKGFGRQKGHTELYRGAEYSVDFLPKMKLEIAVETSFVERVVEAITTSARTGKIGDGKIFVTSIDQIVRIRTGETDNSAI, from the coding sequence ATGAAGTTGATAACAGCAATAATAAAACCATTTAAGCTAGATGATGTTCGAGAAGCACTAAGTGAAATCGGTGTCGACGGTCTAACACTAACTGAAGTTAAAGGTTTTGGTCGTCAAAAAGGCCACACAGAGTTATATCGCGGCGCCGAATACTCTGTCGACTTTCTACCAAAAATGAAACTAGAAATTGCAGTAGAAACGTCGTTCGTTGAACGAGTTGTTGAAGCGATCACAACAAGTGCACGCACAGGCAAAATTGGTGACGGTAAAATTTTCGTTACTTCCATTGACCAAATCGTCCGTATTCGTACTGGCGAAACTGACAACTCAGCAATTTAG
- a CDS encoding ammonium transporter has product MKALLLIVLSFLSVPAMASEAELSGSNTAWILTSTALVLLMTLPGLALFYGGLVRRKNILSILMQCFAIAGISSVLWLVVGYSLAFGEGNDWIGDFSKVMMNGISKDTLSGDIPESLFMLFQMTFAIITPALIIGGYAERIKFKAVLLFSGIWLLAVYAPIAHWVWGGGWLAKLGIYDFAGGIVVHITAGVAALVAALVIGPRHGFPKTPMMPHNLTMTVTGAGLLWVGWFGFNGGSALAANGDASMAMLVTHISAAMGALTWAAIEWKKFGKASVLGAVTGMVAGLGTITPASGFVGPGGALVIGLLAGIVCFYATVYIKQTLKIDDSLDVFPVHGVGGILGTLLVGVFASTSLGVFSGFGFADGIATMAGQVKVQLIGIVASIVYTAAVTWLILKVVGLMTGGLRVSLEQETTGLDLIEHDESGYNL; this is encoded by the coding sequence ATGAAAGCACTATTGTTAATCGTTTTAAGTTTCTTATCCGTTCCTGCAATGGCAAGTGAAGCAGAGCTAAGCGGCTCTAATACAGCGTGGATCTTAACATCGACAGCGCTTGTACTATTAATGACGCTACCTGGACTTGCATTATTCTACGGTGGTTTAGTTAGACGTAAAAACATCTTATCAATACTAATGCAGTGTTTTGCCATTGCCGGCATTTCTTCTGTGTTGTGGCTAGTGGTTGGTTATTCATTAGCATTTGGCGAAGGTAATGACTGGATTGGTGACTTTAGTAAAGTCATGATGAATGGAATTTCTAAAGACACCTTAAGTGGCGATATTCCTGAAAGTTTATTTATGTTATTTCAAATGACTTTTGCCATTATCACCCCTGCTCTTATTATTGGTGGTTACGCCGAGCGCATTAAATTTAAAGCGGTATTATTGTTCAGTGGTATTTGGTTGTTAGCTGTTTATGCACCAATCGCACATTGGGTATGGGGCGGCGGCTGGTTAGCTAAGCTTGGTATCTATGATTTTGCCGGTGGTATTGTTGTTCATATTACAGCGGGTGTTGCAGCGTTAGTTGCCGCATTGGTTATCGGTCCTAGACATGGTTTCCCTAAAACGCCAATGATGCCTCATAACTTAACAATGACCGTAACTGGTGCTGGTTTACTGTGGGTCGGTTGGTTCGGCTTTAATGGTGGTAGCGCATTAGCTGCAAATGGCGACGCTTCTATGGCAATGCTTGTTACTCACATTTCAGCAGCAATGGGCGCTCTAACGTGGGCTGCAATCGAATGGAAAAAATTCGGTAAAGCTAGTGTACTAGGTGCAGTTACAGGTATGGTTGCCGGTCTAGGTACCATTACACCAGCTTCTGGTTTTGTCGGTCCTGGTGGCGCATTAGTAATCGGTTTGTTAGCTGGTATCGTATGTTTCTACGCGACGGTTTATATTAAACAAACATTAAAAATTGATGATTCGTTAGATGTATTCCCGGTGCATGGTGTTGGTGGTATTTTAGGTACATTACTCGTTGGTGTTTTCGCTTCAACGTCACTTGGCGTATTCAGTGGGTTTGGCTTCGCTGACGGTATTGCAACTATGGCTGGACAAGTAAAAGTACAACTTATCGGTATTGTTGCAAGCATCGTTTACACTGCTGCTGTTACTTGGTTGATATTAAAAGTTGTAGGTTTAATGACTGGCGGTTTACGTGTATCTCTTGAACAAGAGACAACAGGTCTAGACTTAATTGAACACGATGAGTCAGGTTATAATCTTTAA
- a CDS encoding sensor histidine kinase — translation MSLKSYLFSLIGILIVLLTISQLTLLNWMKTNFSSEVAQQALQVSEKVLMLATEKFESEDINIHIEYETDDGTGHKQKIITTSQLDNIDNIENLDATNKNNTNSSHAKHQVKVIPVNPRERMIVKEVNSDTIVINSKQVDSDTSISDSTQQAQWVEQQNQTKAIVIKEFSELVSELHDHAIEDSNVRFVRETTNVNGEHLPAHSNSVTRILSTEHPINALIDKIYALLVICSLIALVLAYWLSHKFSKPLNALTGGFATLATGDYSKPVKEQGVTEIKSTIGLFNQMVKRLEQLSAAEKKNQQLQQLAELGEVSKGLAHALRNPIHTIGLNVEQLQDQTLTGQQKGAAIKTISAKISHINKTIDALLKLTQTGLSHDQKVPILAVVQDVVLECKAGNDKQLEFAINGPSDAIVIGNESEIRSILHTLIVNAVEASNANDEIIITIDPDNSNLKVLVEDSGNGLNPEIATQLFNPHVSDKSEGAGMGLYIAKRLITLNYNGTIELNNKSNEANGCIAIAQFKSQLSSNNLSSNQGNKQQQSTEHE, via the coding sequence ATGTCATTAAAATCCTATTTATTTTCTCTCATAGGGATCCTCATTGTCCTGTTGACCATTTCTCAGTTGACGTTATTAAACTGGATGAAAACTAACTTTAGTTCTGAAGTTGCTCAACAAGCACTGCAAGTCTCTGAAAAAGTTTTAATGCTAGCAACGGAAAAGTTTGAGTCCGAAGATATTAATATCCATATTGAATACGAAACTGACGACGGAACTGGACACAAACAGAAAATTATAACGACATCACAACTAGATAATATAGATAATATAGAGAATTTAGACGCGACAAATAAGAACAATACGAACAGTAGTCACGCCAAGCATCAAGTAAAAGTCATCCCTGTTAATCCAAGGGAGCGAATGATCGTCAAAGAAGTAAACTCTGATACCATTGTTATTAATTCCAAACAAGTGGACTCTGACACCAGTATTTCTGATTCGACTCAACAAGCGCAATGGGTAGAGCAACAAAATCAAACTAAGGCGATAGTTATCAAAGAGTTTAGTGAGCTTGTTAGTGAGCTGCATGATCACGCGATTGAAGATTCAAATGTTCGTTTCGTTCGCGAAACCACTAATGTTAATGGCGAGCATTTACCTGCACATAGCAACTCTGTAACTCGAATATTGTCAACTGAACACCCTATTAATGCTTTAATCGACAAAATTTATGCGCTATTGGTCATCTGTTCTTTGATTGCTTTAGTGCTCGCTTATTGGTTATCTCACAAGTTTAGTAAACCGTTAAATGCTCTAACTGGTGGTTTCGCTACCTTAGCGACCGGCGATTACTCTAAACCAGTTAAAGAACAAGGCGTCACTGAAATTAAATCAACCATCGGCTTGTTTAACCAAATGGTTAAACGCTTAGAGCAATTATCTGCTGCAGAAAAGAAAAACCAACAATTGCAACAATTAGCTGAGCTTGGCGAGGTATCAAAAGGTTTGGCACATGCTCTTAGAAATCCGATTCATACGATTGGACTAAACGTTGAACAACTGCAAGATCAAACGTTAACTGGACAACAAAAAGGTGCCGCTATTAAAACCATTAGTGCCAAAATTTCACATATTAATAAAACCATTGACGCTCTATTGAAATTGACTCAAACCGGTTTAAGTCATGACCAGAAAGTGCCTATTTTGGCGGTTGTTCAGGACGTAGTTTTAGAGTGTAAAGCTGGCAATGACAAGCAGTTAGAATTTGCTATCAACGGTCCTAGCGATGCGATAGTCATTGGTAATGAGTCTGAAATACGCTCTATTTTGCATACATTGATAGTCAATGCAGTAGAAGCTAGTAACGCAAACGATGAAATTATTATCACCATTGACCCTGATAATTCAAACCTCAAGGTTTTAGTAGAAGACAGCGGTAATGGTTTAAACCCTGAAATCGCAACACAATTGTTCAATCCTCACGTAAGCGATAAATCTGAAGGAGCTGGCATGGGGCTTTATATTGCAAAAAGGTTGATCACGCTAAACTATAACGGCACCATCGAACTCAACAATAAATCCAATGAAGCTAATGGCTGTATCGCTATTGCCCAGTTTAAGTCGCAATTAAGCAGCAACAACCTAAGCAGTAACCAAGGCAATAAACAACAGCAGAGCACTGAACATGAATAA
- a CDS encoding sigma-54-dependent transcriptional regulator: protein MNNQDTLVLVVEDDKDQRVLIESLLTASQFKVLTADCVEQAILLLKEHAVDVVFSDWKLGNLSGIDLLNYVKNPDTKKQSAELGFVIATAHGTISHAVKALHKGADDYIAKPFQRQELLITIEKALTAKQLRAQNHSLNNQLQEQQQLIGLVGKANCMQKVYDRIKRVSATNATVLINGETGTGKELAARALHQSSNRSNEAFIAINCGAIAESIAEAELFGSEKGAFTGATSKLGKFEAANGGTIFLDEIAELTANVQVKLLRFLQEGTITRLGSNNEIQLDVRVIAATHRDLEKEVSKNNFREDLFYRLNIVPLVMPPLRERSEDIPILCDHFITLHSKRHGVVVPSLNKDIYRALLDYHWPGNVRELSNRIERLVLLNDEEELLSAIQNSDYVADATIPEFDLPNVGFNWDNFERHCLAQALNKHHGNRTKAASYLQMSYKAFLYRLEKYNLNG from the coding sequence ATGAATAACCAAGATACTCTAGTCCTTGTTGTTGAAGACGATAAAGATCAACGCGTTTTAATCGAAAGTTTATTAACTGCATCACAGTTCAAAGTATTAACCGCTGACTGTGTAGAACAAGCAATTTTGTTGTTAAAAGAGCATGCCGTAGATGTTGTCTTTTCTGATTGGAAGCTCGGAAATCTTTCTGGCATAGATCTACTAAATTACGTTAAAAATCCAGATACCAAGAAACAAAGCGCTGAGTTAGGATTTGTTATTGCTACCGCTCACGGCACAATTTCTCATGCAGTTAAAGCGTTGCACAAAGGCGCTGATGATTACATTGCGAAGCCTTTTCAACGACAAGAGCTATTAATTACAATTGAAAAAGCGTTAACCGCAAAGCAATTGCGAGCACAAAATCATAGCTTAAACAATCAATTACAAGAGCAGCAGCAATTAATTGGTTTAGTCGGTAAAGCCAATTGCATGCAAAAAGTTTATGACCGTATTAAACGTGTTTCTGCAACCAACGCAACTGTGTTGATTAACGGGGAAACTGGTACGGGTAAAGAACTTGCTGCGCGAGCACTACATCAATCATCGAATCGCAGTAATGAAGCTTTTATTGCAATAAATTGTGGAGCTATTGCTGAATCGATTGCAGAGGCTGAATTGTTCGGCTCAGAAAAAGGCGCATTCACCGGTGCAACGTCTAAATTAGGAAAATTTGAGGCTGCTAATGGTGGCACAATTTTCTTAGATGAGATCGCGGAGTTAACCGCCAATGTGCAGGTTAAACTACTTCGCTTTTTACAAGAAGGCACTATAACCCGTTTAGGGAGCAACAATGAAATTCAATTGGACGTTAGAGTCATCGCTGCAACTCATCGAGATCTAGAAAAAGAAGTAAGCAAGAACAATTTTCGTGAGGATTTATTTTACCGATTAAACATAGTCCCTTTAGTCATGCCACCATTAAGAGAACGAAGTGAAGACATTCCAATCCTTTGTGATCACTTTATAACGTTGCACAGTAAGCGTCATGGTGTGGTGGTACCCAGTCTTAATAAAGATATCTATCGAGCACTGCTAGATTACCATTGGCCAGGAAATGTGCGAGAGCTTTCTAACCGTATCGAGCGCTTAGTATTACTTAATGATGAAGAAGAACTTCTGAGCGCAATTCAAAACAGTGATTATGTTGCTGACGCGACAATTCCAGAATTTGATTTACCAAACGTAGGATTTAATTGGGACAATTTTGAACGTCATTGTCTGGCACAAGCATTAAACAAACATCATGGCAATAGAACGAAAGCAGCTAGTTACTTGCAAATGTCTTATAAAGCGTTCTTATATCGATTAGAAAAATACAATTTAAATGGTTAG
- the uvrB gene encoding excinuclease ABC subunit UvrB encodes MSKDLELVSDYKPSGDQPTAIAQLLDGLNAGLAHQTLLGVTGSGKTFTIANVIATQNRPTMILAPNKTLAAQLYGEMQEFFPNNAVEYFVSYYDYYQPEAYVPTTDTFIEKDASINDHIEQMRLSATKALMERRDVIIIASVSAIYGLGDPDSYLKMMLHLRQGDIINQRDILRRLAELQYTRNDVAFQRATYRVRGDVIDIFPAESDKFAIRVELFDEELERISQFDPLTGQVERILPRVTIYPKTHYATPREKILAAVENIKVELKERATQLKENNRLVEEQRIVQRTQFDIEMMTELGYCSGIENYSRYLSGRGEGEAPPTLFDYLPDDGLLILDESHVTVPQIGAMYKGDRSRKENLVEYGFRLPSALDNRPMKFEEFTAISPQTIYVSATPSVYEIDKSDGEVAEQVVRPTGLLDPEIEVRPVETQVDDLLSEIRVRVERNERVLATTLTKRMAEDLSEYLTEHGVATRYLHSDVDTVERMEIIRDLRLGKFDVLIGINLLREGLDLPEVSLVAILDADKEGFLRSERSLIQTIGRAARNLDGKAILYADRITGSMKKAIDETVRRRAKQHEFNVKHNIEPKGLVKKIRDVMGVGSGITDKAAGLGVAEPIADKVEMTTAEIDKKVASLENEMFEHARNLEFEKAAATRDEIAKLRDLQLKT; translated from the coding sequence ATGAGTAAAGATTTAGAGTTAGTTTCAGATTATAAACCAAGTGGCGATCAGCCGACCGCTATCGCGCAATTACTTGATGGTTTAAATGCAGGTCTAGCACATCAAACATTGTTAGGTGTAACAGGATCAGGTAAAACTTTTACCATTGCTAACGTCATCGCGACTCAAAATCGACCGACCATGATTCTAGCGCCGAATAAAACACTTGCGGCGCAGCTATATGGTGAGATGCAAGAGTTCTTCCCAAATAACGCGGTAGAATACTTCGTTTCTTACTATGATTATTACCAGCCAGAAGCCTACGTTCCAACGACAGATACGTTTATTGAGAAAGATGCATCAATAAACGATCATATCGAACAAATGCGACTATCAGCGACCAAGGCGCTGATGGAACGTAGAGATGTTATTATTATTGCGTCTGTTTCGGCTATCTACGGGTTAGGTGATCCTGATTCCTATTTAAAGATGATGCTGCATTTAAGACAAGGCGACATCATTAATCAGCGCGATATTCTACGTCGATTAGCAGAGTTGCAATACACTCGTAATGATGTCGCATTTCAACGTGCTACCTATCGTGTACGTGGTGATGTGATAGATATCTTTCCTGCGGAATCGGATAAGTTTGCCATTCGAGTGGAATTATTTGATGAAGAATTAGAACGTATCAGCCAATTTGATCCATTGACTGGACAAGTAGAGCGTATTCTTCCAAGGGTAACGATTTACCCTAAAACGCACTATGCAACGCCTAGAGAAAAGATTCTAGCGGCAGTTGAAAACATCAAAGTTGAACTAAAAGAACGTGCAACCCAACTAAAAGAAAACAATCGTTTAGTTGAAGAGCAACGTATCGTACAACGTACGCAGTTTGATATAGAAATGATGACAGAGCTAGGGTATTGCTCTGGTATCGAAAACTACTCTCGTTATCTATCAGGCAGAGGCGAGGGCGAAGCACCACCAACATTATTTGATTATTTACCTGACGATGGATTACTCATACTTGATGAGTCGCATGTTACCGTGCCGCAGATAGGCGCGATGTATAAAGGTGACCGATCACGTAAAGAAAATTTAGTAGAATACGGTTTCCGTTTACCATCAGCGCTTGATAACAGGCCGATGAAATTTGAAGAATTTACTGCAATATCGCCACAAACTATCTATGTATCTGCAACACCAAGTGTTTATGAGATAGATAAATCCGATGGCGAAGTGGCTGAACAAGTTGTAAGGCCCACAGGATTACTTGATCCTGAAATTGAAGTACGCCCAGTTGAAACGCAAGTGGATGATTTATTATCTGAAATACGTGTTCGAGTTGAACGCAATGAACGAGTATTAGCAACGACGCTTACCAAGCGTATGGCGGAAGATTTAAGCGAATACTTAACTGAACATGGCGTAGCGACACGTTATTTGCATTCCGATGTCGATACGGTTGAGCGTATGGAGATCATTCGCGATTTACGTTTAGGCAAATTTGATGTTCTGATCGGTATTAACTTGTTGCGAGAAGGATTAGATTTACCAGAAGTTTCGTTGGTCGCAATTTTGGATGCTGATAAAGAAGGTTTCTTGCGTTCAGAACGTTCATTAATCCAAACCATTGGTCGTGCCGCTCGTAACTTAGATGGTAAAGCAATTTTATATGCTGACCGTATTACCGGTTCGATGAAAAAAGCAATTGATGAGACTGTGCGACGCCGAGCGAAACAACATGAATTTAACGTTAAACATAACATTGAGCCAAAAGGCCTTGTTAAGAAAATACGCGATGTAATGGGCGTTGGCTCAGGAATTACCGACAAAGCTGCAGGGTTAGGTGTCGCAGAGCCTATTGCTGATAAAGTTGAAATGACAACCGCAGAAATAGATAAAAAGGTCGCAAGCCTAGAAAACGAGATGTTTGAACATGCTCGTAATCTTGAGTTTGAAAAAGCGGCTGCGACACGTGATGAAATTGCTAAGTTAAGAGACTTACAGTTAAAAACTTAG
- a CDS encoding MATE family efflux transporter yields MTKTNNRTKKDLLNDPVNSTLKDMTIPMIFGMVLLMTFNLIDTFFVGLLGTQPLAAISFTFPITFTVISLSIGLGIGTSAVIAKTLGTGNDDEARDIATVALIITSVIVILLSFVGYIYSDEIFLLLGAKPSLLGLIHDYMDLWFLGSVGLVAPMIGNAILRASGDTHTPSIVMGSAGLINAILDPIFIFGFGPVPAMGIQGAALATVVSWGFGLAYITYILGFQRNLIHITLPAFNVIKESSAKILKIGLPAAGANMLTPIAAAIMTAIAATYGESAVAAFGVGSRIESIACLVVLAMSMTLPPFISQNLGANKLDRVESAYRVSVKFVMLWQIGIYAVLMLLAPFIASVFSKEQSVADLITLFMWILPLGYGLQGVIILTNSSFNALHKPMIALVLSVLRLFVFYVPLAYLGSKLFDIEGFFVGAVLGNLGMAVVSYYLFIKQFKDKSLLKLQKSHNE; encoded by the coding sequence ATGACAAAAACAAATAATCGGACAAAAAAAGACTTACTTAATGATCCGGTAAATTCGACGTTAAAAGATATGACCATTCCAATGATATTTGGCATGGTTTTATTAATGACATTTAATTTAATCGATACGTTTTTTGTTGGTTTACTAGGTACTCAACCGTTAGCTGCCATTAGTTTTACTTTTCCGATCACATTTACCGTAATAAGCCTATCAATTGGCTTAGGTATCGGAACGTCTGCTGTCATCGCGAAAACCTTAGGTACAGGTAATGATGACGAGGCAAGAGATATTGCTACCGTCGCCCTTATTATTACCTCCGTCATTGTTATTTTATTATCTTTCGTTGGTTATATTTATTCCGACGAAATATTTTTATTGTTAGGCGCAAAGCCGAGCCTGCTTGGTTTAATACATGACTATATGGATTTATGGTTTCTTGGTAGCGTTGGCTTAGTTGCGCCAATGATTGGTAACGCAATCTTGAGAGCATCCGGTGATACTCACACGCCAAGTATCGTGATGGGCAGTGCAGGTTTGATCAACGCTATATTAGATCCTATTTTTATCTTTGGTTTTGGACCAGTTCCAGCGATGGGTATACAAGGGGCGGCGCTTGCAACAGTAGTTTCTTGGGGATTTGGTTTAGCTTATATCACCTACATTCTAGGTTTTCAACGAAACCTTATTCACATAACGTTACCAGCGTTTAATGTTATTAAAGAATCGAGTGCTAAAATCCTTAAAATCGGATTACCAGCGGCTGGTGCTAATATGCTTACACCGATTGCAGCAGCGATTATGACGGCTATTGCTGCAACCTATGGTGAATCAGCGGTTGCTGCTTTTGGTGTTGGTTCAAGAATAGAATCTATCGCTTGCTTAGTGGTGTTAGCGATGTCGATGACATTACCGCCGTTTATCAGCCAAAATTTAGGGGCGAATAAACTTGATAGAGTAGAGTCAGCGTATCGTGTATCGGTTAAGTTTGTCATGCTTTGGCAAATAGGCATATACGCGGTATTGATGTTACTCGCACCGTTTATTGCTTCAGTGTTTTCAAAAGAGCAAAGCGTAGCAGATTTAATCACCTTGTTTATGTGGATTTTACCGTTAGGTTATGGTCTGCAAGGTGTTATTATTTTAACGAACTCTTCATTCAATGCATTGCATAAACCAATGATAGCGTTAGTGTTGAGTGTTCTCAGATTGTTCGTATTTTACGTACCGTTAGCTTATCTAGGCAGTAAGTTATTTGATATTGAAGGCTTCTTTGTTGGCGCTGTATTGGGTAACTTAGGTATGGCAGTAGTGTCGTATTACTTGTTTATTAAACAGTTTAAAGACAAAAGCTTATTGAAATTGCAAAAGAGTCATAATGAGTAA
- the mmuM gene encoding homocysteine S-methyltransferase: MNKPSFNDSRILNYLKSGRILLLDGGMSNQLEAQGFNLNNELWSAKVLLSNPRAIVEAHLHYLEAGSQCVITTSYQASISGLIKTGLNETQAKDLILSSVTLAEQAVEEYMVSNPCAERPFVAASIGPYGASLADGSEYHGDYGVADAVLIKHHKKQIGLLAATNADIFACETIPSLQEALVLKQLLAEQKKPAWISFSCKDDRHLSDGTPIEDCVLEFNQCSNPVALGVNCTNPKYMVKLIERIKVTCPDKFIVVYPNSGEVFDATNKTWHGTASPNECGSASTKWQKAGANIVGGCCRMGPEHIVSIKQALK; this comes from the coding sequence ATGAATAAACCATCGTTTAATGACAGTCGAATTTTAAACTACTTAAAGTCAGGTCGTATTCTGTTATTAGATGGTGGCATGTCTAACCAATTAGAAGCTCAAGGTTTCAATTTAAACAATGAACTTTGGTCTGCAAAAGTGCTGCTTTCAAACCCCCGCGCAATTGTAGAAGCACACCTTCATTATCTTGAAGCAGGTTCTCAATGTGTTATTACAACGAGTTACCAAGCATCCATCTCAGGATTGATCAAAACTGGATTAAATGAAACTCAAGCAAAGGATCTAATTCTTAGTTCTGTTACTCTCGCTGAACAAGCTGTTGAAGAATATATGGTAAGTAATCCTTGTGCTGAAAGACCATTTGTTGCGGCAAGTATTGGTCCTTATGGTGCAAGTTTAGCCGATGGCTCTGAATATCATGGCGATTATGGCGTGGCAGATGCCGTGCTAATTAAACATCATAAAAAACAAATTGGGCTGCTAGCGGCAACTAATGCAGATATATTCGCCTGTGAAACGATACCAAGTTTGCAAGAGGCCCTAGTGTTAAAACAGTTATTAGCCGAGCAAAAAAAGCCAGCTTGGATAAGCTTTTCATGTAAGGACGATAGGCACTTATCTGATGGTACGCCGATTGAAGACTGTGTTCTTGAATTTAATCAATGCTCTAACCCAGTAGCGTTAGGCGTTAACTGTACTAACCCTAAGTACATGGTTAAGCTCATAGAAAGAATTAAAGTAACTTGCCCTGACAAATTCATTGTAGTGTATCCTAATTCTGGTGAAGTTTTCGATGCGACTAATAAAACATGGCATGGCACTGCATCCCCAAATGAGTGTGGTTCGGCATCAACAAAGTGGCAAAAAGCAGGGGCTAATATAGTAGGGGGCTGTTGCCGTATGGGGCCGGAGCATATTGTTTCAATCAAACAGGCTTTAAAGTAA
- a CDS encoding DUF1254 domain-containing protein encodes MQLKQSLIALSIIVGLSACTQSEAPTTEQSNTVAAQQMSSEGTIIITEENFTHAETARNFRNWTALGANKQFAMMRGLPPRGKDAPTVQMNDDTLYGVAIVKAVNGKVTFSIPQTDNYMAVQVVTERGHGQHYVVEDGKYDVEVESGYAFLIYRSGTENGIDAAVAGLEKVNVADFNFGTDYQVQPYNYDEVEQWVQKYTTEVNNMSKFTYTFPRTSDLVTDLHQWNLENAAGWGGASPEAFVGNKYSNSPKMKADVCYTTTFEDPENEFFTSITAYDSAKYLIPEVNSISSHTWDKNADGTVTISFNCGDSAMNNIDTQGQDFTFTTRHYGVNPKIIEASDDPIIAGVKAK; translated from the coding sequence ATGCAACTTAAACAGTCTCTAATCGCCCTATCTATTATCGTTGGTCTTTCTGCTTGTACTCAATCTGAAGCTCCAACTACTGAACAGTCTAATACTGTAGCAGCTCAGCAAATGTCTTCTGAAGGTACAATAATTATCACAGAAGAGAATTTTACTCATGCAGAAACTGCGCGTAACTTCCGTAATTGGACCGCATTAGGTGCAAACAAACAATTTGCTATGATGAGAGGGTTACCACCTCGCGGTAAAGATGCACCAACAGTTCAAATGAATGACGATACACTTTACGGCGTTGCCATTGTTAAAGCAGTAAACGGGAAAGTAACGTTCTCTATACCTCAAACTGATAACTATATGGCTGTTCAAGTGGTAACTGAACGTGGTCATGGTCAACATTATGTTGTTGAAGATGGTAAATACGACGTTGAAGTAGAATCAGGTTATGCATTCTTAATCTATCGCTCTGGTACAGAAAACGGTATTGATGCTGCGGTAGCAGGTCTAGAGAAAGTAAATGTTGCTGATTTTAATTTTGGTACTGACTACCAGGTTCAACCATACAACTATGATGAAGTTGAGCAATGGGTGCAAAAATATACGACTGAAGTAAACAATATGAGTAAGTTTACTTACACATTCCCACGTACATCAGACTTAGTAACTGATTTACACCAGTGGAACTTAGAAAACGCAGCAGGTTGGGGTGGTGCTAGCCCAGAAGCGTTTGTAGGTAACAAGTATTCAAATAGTCCTAAAATGAAAGCTGATGTTTGTTATACGACTACATTTGAAGACCCTGAAAATGAATTTTTCACTTCAATTACAGCGTATGATTCTGCTAAGTACTTAATTCCTGAAGTGAATAGCATTAGTTCTCATACTTGGGACAAAAATGCTGACGGTACAGTAACGATTTCATTTAACTGTGGCGATAGTGCTATGAACAATATTGATACACAAGGTCAAGATTTTACGTTTACTACTCGTCATTACGGCGTAAACCCTAAAATTATCGAAGCGTCAGACGACCCGATCATTGCCGGTGTAAAAGCAAAATAG